A single window of Quadrisphaera setariae DNA harbors:
- a CDS encoding NAD(P)/FAD-dependent oxidoreductase: MAQGTPRTTASRWVADVAVVGAGIVGAAVARALAAGGARVVVVDRSEAAGGTSGSGEGNLLVSDKGPGAELAMAQRAVQLWPALAAELREELRTGLPGGFPDLELEPKGGLVVATTDGGASALRAFAATQRPAGVHAVELDAAGARALEPGLTPEVALAVHYPDDAQVQPVVATEALLASARRRGAVVLTGAQVTGPLLAEGGARLAGVRTSRGDVAAGAVVVAAGPWSGEVSSLLGAPLPVLPRRGVILVTTRQPHQVFRKVYDADYVGAVGSGDADLQTSTVVESTASGTILIGSSRERVGFDGALRVEVLRRLAAGALTLFPGLAGVPVMRSYGGFRPYVPDHLPVAGPDPRLPGLWHATGHEGAGIGLAPATGELVADLLLGREPALDAAAFSVARPSLAPHLAEPLAEPLAEHPGGSGGAAA; encoded by the coding sequence ATGGCCCAGGGAACACCTCGCACCACCGCGTCGCGGTGGGTCGCCGACGTCGCGGTGGTCGGTGCCGGGATCGTCGGCGCGGCCGTCGCGAGGGCGCTGGCGGCCGGCGGCGCGCGGGTGGTGGTGGTCGACCGCAGCGAGGCGGCCGGTGGCACCTCCGGCAGCGGCGAGGGCAACCTCCTGGTCTCCGACAAGGGCCCCGGTGCGGAGCTGGCCATGGCCCAGCGCGCCGTGCAGCTGTGGCCGGCGCTCGCCGCCGAGCTGCGCGAGGAGCTGCGCACAGGGCTGCCCGGCGGCTTCCCCGACCTCGAGCTCGAGCCCAAGGGCGGCCTCGTGGTCGCGACCACCGACGGCGGTGCCAGCGCCCTGCGCGCCTTCGCGGCCACGCAGCGACCCGCCGGCGTGCACGCGGTCGAGCTCGACGCCGCCGGCGCCCGGGCGCTGGAGCCGGGGCTCACTCCCGAGGTCGCCCTCGCCGTCCACTACCCCGACGACGCCCAGGTCCAGCCCGTGGTCGCCACCGAGGCGCTGCTGGCCTCCGCCCGACGCCGCGGTGCGGTGGTCCTGACCGGCGCGCAGGTGACGGGCCCGCTCCTCGCCGAGGGCGGCGCCCGGCTGGCCGGAGTGCGCACGAGCCGCGGGGACGTCGCCGCAGGCGCCGTCGTCGTCGCCGCGGGTCCCTGGTCGGGCGAGGTGAGCTCCCTGCTGGGCGCTCCGCTGCCGGTGCTCCCTCGCCGCGGCGTCATCCTCGTGACCACCCGCCAGCCGCACCAGGTGTTCCGCAAGGTCTACGACGCCGACTACGTGGGCGCCGTCGGCTCCGGCGACGCCGACCTGCAGACCTCCACCGTGGTGGAGTCGACGGCCTCGGGCACCATCCTCATCGGATCCTCACGCGAGCGGGTCGGGTTCGACGGCGCGCTGCGCGTGGAGGTGCTCCGCCGCCTCGCGGCCGGGGCGCTGACGCTGTTCCCCGGGCTGGCGGGGGTGCCGGTGATGCGCAGCTACGGCGGGTTCCGCCCCTACGTGCCCGACCACCTGCCCGTGGCCGGGCCGGACCCGCGCCTGCCCGGGCTGTGGCACGCCACCGGGCACGAGGGCGCCGGCATCGGGCTGGCCCCGGCCACCGGGGAGCTCGTCGCCGACCTCCTGCTCGGCCGGGAGCCGGCGCTCGACGCCGCGGCGTTCTCGGTGGCCCGGCCCTCGCTGGCCCCGCACCTCGCCGAGCCCCTCGCCGAGCCCCTCGCTGAGCACCCGGGCGGCTCCGGGGGAGCGGCGGCGTGA
- a CDS encoding FAD-dependent oxidoreductase, with translation MVEPADLAGAGAEVRDVEVLVVGGGPAGLAAADAARRSGARVVLVEGGDDVGGQYWRHLPAERPAAAEAQLHHGWSTFAGLRRTLAGDPGCEVLTGASVWAVEPGAGALVVRVLVTPSGQADAPGRRHLALRPAALVVATGAHDLTLPFPGWDLPGVVTGGAAQAFAKSERLAVGERVVVAGAGPFLLPVASSLLDTGARVLEVAEAAGPAQLTRGWGPLLTGGGAGVFAAGLSGVGVLAGKTRELAGYVAALTAARVPYRTATGVVAARGDGRVEEVVLARLDATWAPVPGTERVVAADALAVSHGFTPRLEVALAAGAAVAGSGAGAGFVAVDDRGATSAPGVWAAGEVTGIGGADAALVEGALAGLAAAEALGHPAGPEVDGLLRRRRVLRAFADRLAAAHAPRPGWLAQVTDDTVVCRCEEVTAGRLRSVAQATASAADAPAGSRSLRLTTRAGLGPCQGRVCGHAVDAVLGCGLPASTGTTRPPVSHQRRPLAVPVRLGELADLPPATTPTSPATSQPTSEETP, from the coding sequence GTGGTTGAGCCGGCTGACCTGGCGGGGGCGGGTGCAGAGGTGCGCGACGTCGAGGTGCTCGTCGTCGGGGGAGGGCCCGCCGGGCTCGCCGCCGCGGACGCCGCCCGCCGCAGCGGTGCGCGCGTGGTGCTGGTGGAGGGCGGCGACGACGTCGGCGGCCAGTACTGGCGGCACCTGCCGGCCGAGCGTCCCGCCGCGGCTGAGGCGCAGCTGCACCACGGCTGGTCGACCTTCGCCGGCCTGCGCCGCACCCTCGCCGGCGACCCCGGCTGCGAGGTGCTCACCGGCGCCTCGGTGTGGGCCGTCGAGCCCGGCGCCGGCGCCCTCGTGGTGCGCGTGCTCGTGACGCCCTCCGGACAGGCCGACGCCCCCGGGCGCCGGCACCTCGCGCTGCGTCCCGCGGCGCTCGTCGTCGCCACCGGCGCCCACGACCTCACGCTGCCGTTCCCCGGCTGGGACCTGCCCGGTGTCGTCACCGGCGGCGCCGCGCAGGCGTTCGCGAAGTCCGAGCGGCTCGCCGTCGGGGAGCGCGTGGTGGTCGCCGGCGCCGGGCCGTTCCTGCTGCCCGTCGCCTCTTCGCTGCTGGACACCGGCGCGCGCGTGCTCGAGGTGGCCGAGGCCGCCGGCCCCGCGCAGCTCACCCGTGGCTGGGGCCCTCTGCTCACCGGTGGCGGCGCGGGGGTCTTCGCCGCGGGGCTCTCCGGCGTCGGGGTGCTGGCGGGCAAGACCCGCGAGCTCGCGGGGTACGTCGCCGCCCTCACCGCGGCCCGCGTGCCGTACCGGACCGCCACCGGCGTGGTCGCCGCCCGCGGGGACGGGCGCGTGGAAGAGGTGGTGCTGGCCCGGCTCGACGCCACCTGGGCACCCGTGCCCGGCACCGAGCGCGTCGTCGCCGCGGACGCCCTGGCCGTCAGCCACGGCTTCACGCCCCGCCTCGAGGTGGCGCTGGCCGCCGGCGCCGCCGTCGCCGGCTCAGGCGCCGGCGCGGGGTTCGTCGCCGTCGACGACCGCGGTGCCACCTCGGCCCCCGGGGTCTGGGCCGCCGGGGAGGTCACCGGCATCGGCGGAGCCGACGCCGCGCTCGTCGAGGGCGCCCTCGCCGGTCTCGCGGCCGCCGAGGCGCTCGGCCACCCCGCGGGCCCGGAGGTCGACGGGCTGCTGCGCCGACGCCGGGTGCTGCGCGCCTTCGCCGACCGGCTCGCCGCTGCGCACGCCCCCCGCCCCGGGTGGCTCGCCCAGGTCACCGACGACACCGTGGTCTGCCGCTGCGAGGAGGTCACGGCCGGTCGCCTGCGCTCGGTCGCGCAGGCCACGGCGAGCGCCGCCGACGCGCCCGCCGGCTCCCGGTCGCTGCGCCTGACCACCCGTGCCGGTCTCGGGCCCTGCCAGGGCCGGGTCTGCGGCCACGCCGTCGACGCCGTGCTCGGCTGCGGCCTGCCCGCCTCCACCGGCACTACCCGTCCGCCGGTGTCCCACCAGCGACGGCCCCTCGCCGTGCCCGTCCGCCTCGGCGAGCTCGCCGACCTGCCACCTGCGACCACACCGACCAGTCCCGCCACCAGCCAGCCCACGTCCGAGGAGACCCCATGA
- a CDS encoding RBBP9/YdeN family alpha/beta hydrolase, giving the protein MGFVIIPGIDGSDAEHWQSRWESDWGAQAVRIAPASWTEPSWDDWQEAITSAVTEVGATGSDGAAQEQLVLVAHSLGCLAAAAWLQAHPGAAVGFLVAVPDPAGPQFPAAAAGFGVAPGALGSAAVVVASADDPYASVTFSREVAVQWGATWAEAGALGHISSGSALGVWPQGRELLRRFLDGTRPASSAPDGRSASR; this is encoded by the coding sequence GTGGGTTTCGTCATCATCCCGGGCATCGACGGTTCCGACGCCGAGCACTGGCAGAGCCGGTGGGAGAGCGACTGGGGCGCTCAGGCCGTGCGCATCGCGCCGGCGTCGTGGACCGAACCGTCGTGGGACGACTGGCAGGAGGCGATCACCTCTGCGGTCACCGAGGTCGGCGCGACCGGCTCGGACGGGGCCGCGCAGGAGCAGCTGGTGCTGGTCGCTCACAGCCTGGGGTGCCTGGCGGCGGCTGCCTGGCTGCAGGCGCACCCCGGCGCTGCTGTCGGGTTCCTGGTGGCCGTTCCCGACCCGGCCGGGCCGCAGTTCCCCGCGGCTGCAGCGGGCTTCGGCGTCGCTCCCGGGGCGCTGGGGTCTGCTGCGGTGGTCGTCGCCAGCGCTGATGACCCGTACGCGTCGGTCACCTTCAGCCGCGAGGTCGCCGTGCAGTGGGGAGCGACCTGGGCCGAGGCCGGTGCGCTCGGCCACATCAGCTCGGGCAGCGCCCTGGGGGTGTGGCCCCAGGGCAGGGAGCTGCTGCGGCGCTTCCTGGACGGCACCCGTCCGGCGTCGTCGGCGCCCGACGGGCGGTCCGCCAGTCGATGA
- a CDS encoding aldehyde dehydrogenase family protein — protein MSTTPAPASSALAAESAARTPSGGALAAESAEGVAARAAAVAPALAAIAPAQLAGGLRAAAGALRADADRLVAIAAEETGLAPAPRLRGELERTAVQLEMFSAVALAGSHLDVRVDEADPAFRPLPRPDLRRVLVPLGPVLVFAASNFPFAFSVAGGDTAAALAAGCPVVVKAHPGHPRLSVAVAEVVRSALAGAGLPADALQLAGTDPATGQQDGVDLLRDERIAAASFTGSQRAGRHLADVAASRRRPIPFYGELGSTNPVVVTAGALEQAGAEAFAAAYATSATASAGQLCTQPGFVFVPEGSLAGPLGEALVAAFSGVPEHRLLHPGIAAGYAARRSAVLGAPGVEVLVEGALREEGDDDGGAPTAVLATPTLVRTTLAALLAAGPELREEAFGPLSVIVEHPGLAEVAAAVPDLYEGELTAAVHVTEAEAGTAADGALSALVSALSSVAGRVIFNAWPTGVAVTHAMQHGGPYPATTDAGRTTSVGSAAVGRFLRPVTFQGATGALAALLPAALRDDDPWGVPRAVSAAGESAGWGG, from the coding sequence GTGAGCACCACCCCCGCACCCGCCTCTTCCGCACTTGCCGCGGAAAGTGCGGCAAGGACCCCCTCCGGAGGCGCACTTGCCGCGGAAAGTGCGGAAGGGGTCGCAGCGCGGGCGGCGGCGGTCGCCCCGGCGCTGGCCGCCATCGCGCCGGCGCAGCTGGCCGGCGGTCTGCGGGCCGCGGCCGGCGCGCTGCGCGCCGACGCCGACCGCCTCGTCGCGATCGCCGCCGAGGAGACCGGACTGGCGCCCGCCCCCCGGCTGCGCGGAGAGCTCGAGCGCACCGCGGTGCAGCTGGAGATGTTCTCCGCCGTGGCGCTGGCCGGGAGCCACCTCGACGTCCGCGTCGACGAGGCGGACCCCGCCTTCCGCCCGCTGCCCCGCCCCGACCTGCGCCGCGTGCTGGTGCCGCTCGGCCCGGTGCTGGTCTTCGCCGCGAGCAACTTCCCGTTCGCGTTCTCGGTGGCCGGCGGTGACACCGCGGCGGCGCTCGCCGCCGGGTGTCCCGTCGTCGTGAAGGCCCACCCCGGCCACCCCCGCCTGTCGGTGGCCGTGGCCGAGGTGGTCCGCTCGGCGCTCGCCGGCGCCGGACTGCCCGCCGACGCCCTCCAGCTCGCCGGGACCGACCCCGCCACCGGCCAGCAGGACGGGGTCGACCTCCTGCGCGACGAGCGGATCGCCGCGGCCTCCTTCACCGGCTCCCAGCGCGCCGGGCGCCACCTGGCCGACGTGGCCGCTTCCCGCCGCCGCCCGATCCCCTTCTACGGCGAGCTCGGCTCCACCAACCCCGTCGTCGTGACCGCCGGGGCGCTCGAGCAGGCGGGGGCCGAGGCCTTCGCGGCCGCCTACGCCACCAGCGCCACCGCCTCGGCGGGGCAGCTGTGCACCCAGCCGGGCTTCGTCTTCGTCCCCGAGGGCTCCCTCGCCGGGCCGCTCGGCGAGGCGCTGGTCGCGGCGTTCTCCGGAGTTCCCGAGCACCGGCTGCTGCACCCCGGGATCGCCGCGGGCTACGCAGCCCGGCGCTCGGCGGTGCTCGGGGCCCCCGGCGTCGAGGTGCTCGTCGAGGGGGCGCTCCGCGAGGAGGGCGACGACGACGGCGGCGCCCCGACCGCGGTGCTGGCCACACCGACGCTCGTGCGCACCACCCTCGCCGCGCTGCTGGCCGCCGGTCCAGAGCTGCGGGAGGAGGCGTTCGGCCCCCTGTCGGTGATCGTGGAACACCCCGGGCTCGCCGAGGTCGCCGCCGCCGTGCCGGACCTGTACGAGGGGGAGCTCACCGCCGCCGTGCACGTCACCGAGGCCGAGGCCGGGACCGCTGCTGACGGCGCGCTCTCGGCCCTCGTGTCGGCGCTGTCGAGCGTGGCCGGGCGCGTCATCTTCAACGCGTGGCCCACCGGCGTCGCCGTGACGCACGCGATGCAGCACGGAGGTCCCTACCCCGCCACCACCGACGCCGGCCGCACGACCTCGGTGGGGTCCGCGGCGGTGGGCCGCTTCCTGCGGCCGGTGACCTTCCAGGGCGCCACCGGGGCGCTGGCGGCGCTCCTGCCCGCAGCCCTGCGCGACGACGACCCGTGGGGCGTCCCGCGCGCGGTCTCGGCCGCGGGGGAGTCTGCGGGCTGGGGCGGCTGA
- a CDS encoding GlxA family transcriptional regulator: MAQDSSHAPSGRRAPLERVVVLVDDDSNPFELACMTEVLGIDRPEVGGLLYDLRLATTAPQVRMRQGFFTMTGTAGLEDLQEADTVIVPNRPDTDRPHTPEVLEALRRAHARGARMVGMCSGAFTLAEAGLLRGRAATVHWQWAERFRAAHPDVDLRPDVLFVDDDGLLTAAGSASALDLALHIVASDHGADVAAAVSRRLVFPAHRPGGQRQYIETPLPRPSAPDALAGALAWAQENLAEPIDVAALAARAGLSRASLHRRFTAHLGCTPLAWLHAQRVAHARRLLETSDLPVEQIALRSGLGTATSLRSHLRRTTGLSPSDYRRQHRHALA, from the coding sequence ATGGCGCAAGATTCGTCTCACGCCCCCTCCGGGCGAAGGGCCCCGCTGGAGCGGGTCGTGGTCCTCGTCGACGACGACTCCAACCCCTTCGAGCTGGCCTGCATGACCGAGGTCCTCGGCATCGACCGTCCCGAGGTCGGCGGGCTGCTCTACGACCTGCGCCTCGCCACCACCGCCCCTCAGGTGCGGATGCGCCAGGGCTTCTTCACCATGACCGGCACCGCCGGCCTGGAGGACCTGCAGGAGGCCGACACGGTCATCGTCCCCAACCGCCCCGACACCGACCGGCCCCACACCCCCGAGGTGCTCGAGGCCCTGCGCCGCGCCCACGCCCGAGGCGCGCGCATGGTCGGCATGTGCAGCGGAGCCTTCACCCTGGCCGAGGCCGGCCTCCTGCGCGGGCGGGCAGCCACCGTGCACTGGCAGTGGGCCGAGCGCTTCCGAGCGGCGCACCCCGACGTCGACCTGCGCCCCGACGTCCTGTTCGTCGATGACGACGGGTTGCTGACCGCCGCGGGCAGCGCCTCCGCGCTGGACCTGGCACTGCACATCGTGGCCAGCGACCACGGAGCCGACGTCGCGGCTGCTGTCTCGCGCCGCCTGGTCTTCCCCGCCCACCGCCCCGGTGGGCAGCGCCAGTACATCGAGACCCCCCTGCCCAGACCCAGCGCACCCGATGCCCTGGCGGGCGCGCTCGCCTGGGCGCAGGAGAACCTGGCCGAACCGATCGACGTCGCCGCGCTAGCAGCTCGAGCGGGGCTGAGCCGGGCCTCGCTGCACCGGCGCTTCACGGCGCACCTGGGGTGCACGCCGCTGGCGTGGCTGCACGCCCAGCGGGTGGCGCACGCACGCCGGTTGCTGGAGACCTCCGACCTCCCCGTCGAGCAGATCGCGCTCCGCAGCGGCCTGGGGACAGCCACCAGCCTGCGCAGCCACCTGCGCCGGACGACCGGGCTCAGTCCCAGCGACTACCGCCGCCAGCACCGTCACGCGCTGGCCTGA
- a CDS encoding (2Fe-2S)-binding protein, protein MSARRVDPARDVARTETAEPVTITVDGEPVTGVRGQSIAGVVMAAGRSASTGGALRRTAGAGAPRGVFCGIGVCFDCLVTVDGVRDVRACQRRAVEGAVVTTQGEPLPARVERVEGERRG, encoded by the coding sequence GTGAGCGCGCGACGCGTCGACCCGGCCCGCGACGTCGCCAGGACGGAGACGGCGGAGCCCGTGACCATCACCGTCGACGGCGAGCCCGTCACCGGCGTGCGCGGGCAGAGCATCGCCGGGGTCGTCATGGCCGCCGGCCGCTCGGCGAGCACCGGAGGAGCGCTGCGCCGGACCGCCGGGGCCGGAGCGCCGCGCGGGGTGTTCTGCGGCATCGGCGTCTGCTTCGACTGCCTCGTCACCGTCGACGGCGTGCGCGACGTGAGGGCCTGCCAGCGGCGCGCCGTCGAGGGGGCCGTCGTCACGACGCAGGGCGAGCCGCTGCCAGCCCGTGTCGAGCGCGTGGAGGGGGAGCGGCGTGGTTGA
- a CDS encoding cupin domain-containing protein: MSADHLHSPAAGSSGRDASAPGRDAAVNVDEVLAGFEDLWAPRVLASVNDYAVKVAKVLGEYVWHAHQDTDELFWVLSGQLHLHQRVAGSERVVVLGPQDVHVVPRGVEHRPVSAEGAVIVMVEPSATLSTGDYAGQVPEHVTSTRGLPLD, from the coding sequence ATGAGCGCAGATCACCTCCACAGCCCTGCGGCCGGCTCCTCTGGTCGGGACGCCTCCGCCCCTGGGCGTGACGCAGCGGTCAACGTCGACGAGGTGCTGGCGGGGTTCGAGGACCTCTGGGCGCCGCGGGTCCTGGCATCTGTCAACGACTACGCGGTGAAGGTGGCCAAGGTGCTCGGGGAGTACGTCTGGCACGCCCACCAGGACACCGATGAGCTGTTCTGGGTGCTGTCCGGACAGCTGCACCTGCACCAGCGCGTCGCCGGGAGTGAGCGCGTGGTGGTGCTCGGTCCTCAGGACGTGCACGTGGTGCCCCGGGGTGTGGAGCACCGCCCCGTGTCCGCGGAGGGGGCGGTGATCGTGATGGTGGAGCCGTCGGCGACGTTGTCGACGGGGGACTACGCCGGGCAGGTCCCCGAGCACGTCACCTCCACCCGGGGACTTCCCCTGGACTGA
- a CDS encoding dihydrodipicolinate synthase family protein, whose protein sequence is MSIDLRGVVVATALPYREDPSAPAGLAVDEERFAEHCAWLLENGCRGVGPNGSLGEYSSLTDAERRRAVQVAVETARSTSTPSGERGIVVAGVHAPGWHQAKHWAQVAAEDGADGLLCLPPTMYRSTPAQVVEHFEQVASVGLPVMVYNNPFDTKVDLVPSLVAEIAQIENVVAVKEFSGDVRRAFEIAELCEAAGTQIDVIAGADDVLMELMLDGAVGWFAGFPNVFPREAVELYDLMTAGRYTEARELYTQLVALFRWDSRTEFVQAIKLSMDVVGRYGGPCRPPRGALSAQQVATITAETERAVAAVEALRAGV, encoded by the coding sequence ATGAGCATCGACCTGCGCGGCGTCGTCGTCGCCACCGCCCTGCCCTACCGCGAGGACCCCTCAGCGCCCGCCGGCCTCGCCGTGGACGAGGAGCGCTTCGCCGAGCACTGCGCCTGGCTGCTGGAGAACGGATGCCGTGGCGTCGGCCCGAACGGCTCCCTGGGCGAGTACTCCTCCCTCACCGACGCCGAGCGGCGCCGCGCGGTGCAGGTGGCCGTCGAGACCGCCCGGAGCACGAGCACCCCGTCCGGTGAGCGCGGCATCGTCGTCGCCGGCGTGCACGCGCCGGGCTGGCACCAGGCGAAGCACTGGGCGCAGGTGGCTGCCGAGGACGGCGCCGACGGCCTGCTGTGCCTGCCGCCCACCATGTACCGCTCCACCCCGGCCCAGGTGGTGGAGCACTTCGAGCAGGTGGCGAGCGTCGGGCTGCCGGTGATGGTCTACAACAACCCCTTCGACACCAAGGTCGACCTGGTGCCCTCCCTCGTGGCCGAGATCGCGCAGATCGAGAACGTCGTGGCGGTCAAGGAGTTCTCCGGAGACGTGCGCCGCGCGTTCGAGATCGCCGAGCTGTGCGAGGCCGCCGGCACCCAGATCGACGTCATCGCCGGCGCCGACGACGTGCTCATGGAGCTCATGCTCGACGGCGCCGTCGGCTGGTTCGCGGGGTTCCCCAACGTCTTCCCCCGCGAGGCCGTCGAGCTGTACGACCTCATGACCGCTGGCCGCTACACCGAGGCGCGCGAGCTCTACACCCAGCTCGTGGCGCTGTTCCGCTGGGACTCGCGCACCGAGTTCGTGCAGGCGATCAAGCTGTCGATGGACGTCGTCGGCCGCTACGGAGGCCCGTGCCGCCCGCCGCGCGGTGCCCTCTCCGCGCAGCAGGTGGCCACCATCACCGCCGAGACCGAGCGCGCCGTCGCCGCGGTCGAGGCGCTGCGCGCAGGCGTCTGA
- a CDS encoding proline racemase family protein — MRASRVFSAVDSHTEGMPTRVVTGGVGVIPGATMNERRLHFMAHMDGVRQLLVNEPRGHAAMSGAILQPPTRPDADWGVLYIEVSGCLPMCGHGTIGVATVLVETGMVTVTEPETVIRLDTPAGLVVARVAVRDGHADGVTLENVPSFCDRLDEVLHVPGLPGGARDVRYSLAFGGNFYAMVDLDDVGLPFDRARQHDVLSAGLAIMDALNASAPPSHPTIDGVDHCHHVELIAPGSDARLSRHAMAIHPGWFDRSPCGTGTSARMAELWARGELALGEDFVNESFIGSRFTGRLVAETTVGEGEQQRAAVVPTITGRAWVTGMGQYLLDPTDPFPTGFTF; from the coding sequence GTGCGCGCCTCCCGCGTCTTCTCCGCGGTCGACTCCCACACCGAGGGCATGCCGACCCGGGTCGTCACCGGTGGGGTGGGCGTCATCCCCGGCGCCACCATGAACGAGCGGCGCCTGCACTTCATGGCGCACATGGACGGCGTGCGGCAGCTGCTCGTCAACGAGCCGCGCGGGCACGCCGCCATGAGCGGGGCGATCCTCCAGCCGCCCACCCGGCCCGACGCCGACTGGGGCGTGCTCTACATCGAGGTCTCCGGCTGCCTGCCGATGTGCGGGCACGGCACCATCGGCGTCGCCACCGTGCTGGTGGAGACCGGCATGGTCACCGTCACCGAGCCCGAGACGGTCATCCGCCTCGACACCCCCGCGGGTCTCGTGGTGGCGCGGGTGGCCGTGCGCGACGGGCACGCCGACGGCGTCACCCTGGAGAACGTCCCGAGCTTCTGCGACCGCCTCGACGAGGTGCTCCACGTGCCGGGCCTCCCCGGAGGTGCCCGCGACGTCCGCTACTCCCTGGCCTTCGGCGGCAACTTCTACGCCATGGTCGACCTGGACGACGTCGGGCTGCCCTTCGACCGCGCGCGCCAGCACGACGTGCTCTCCGCCGGACTCGCGATCATGGACGCCCTCAACGCGTCGGCCCCGCCGAGCCACCCGACCATCGACGGCGTCGACCACTGCCACCACGTGGAGCTCATCGCACCCGGCTCCGACGCCCGGCTGTCGCGGCACGCCATGGCCATCCACCCCGGGTGGTTCGACAGGTCGCCGTGCGGCACCGGCACGTCCGCGCGGATGGCCGAGCTGTGGGCCCGCGGCGAGCTGGCGCTGGGTGAGGACTTCGTCAACGAGTCCTTCATCGGCTCCCGCTTCACCGGCCGGCTCGTGGCCGAGACGACCGTGGGGGAGGGTGAGCAGCAGCGGGCCGCCGTCGTCCCCACCATCACCGGCCGCGCGTGGGTGACGGGCATGGGGCAGTACCTGCTGGACCCGACCGACCCGTTCCCCACCGGCTTCACGTTCTGA
- a CDS encoding GntR family transcriptional regulator produces MTEVLSTDRGVARAASLRDQVEEAIAAAVVSGELAPGQLVSAPALAARYGVSATPVREAMMALEARGFVTTVRNKGFRVTEVHREDVASLVAVRRLLEPPAVGQLAAERCALVAEHAPRLRGLADEIVAGARSGDLAAYLRADTQFHSELLALLGNRHLVQVVGQLRSQTRLVGLAAAVGSPELERSAVDHHELLDLVLSGDGPAAERFMGLHVSAVLDWWTPQ; encoded by the coding sequence GTGACCGAGGTGCTCTCGACGGACCGCGGCGTGGCTCGCGCGGCGAGCTTGCGCGACCAGGTCGAGGAGGCCATCGCAGCCGCCGTGGTCTCCGGCGAGCTGGCCCCCGGCCAGCTGGTCTCGGCCCCGGCGCTGGCCGCCCGCTACGGCGTCTCGGCGACCCCCGTGCGCGAGGCGATGATGGCCCTGGAGGCCCGCGGGTTCGTCACCACCGTGCGCAACAAGGGCTTCCGCGTCACCGAGGTCCACCGCGAGGACGTCGCCTCCCTCGTGGCGGTGCGCCGCCTCCTCGAGCCTCCGGCCGTGGGCCAGCTGGCAGCGGAGCGCTGCGCGCTCGTGGCCGAGCACGCTCCGCGCCTGCGGGGCCTGGCCGACGAGATCGTCGCCGGTGCCCGCAGCGGCGACCTCGCCGCCTACCTGCGCGCCGACACGCAGTTCCACTCCGAGCTCCTGGCCCTGCTGGGCAACCGCCACCTCGTCCAGGTGGTGGGCCAGCTGCGCTCGCAGACGCGCCTGGTGGGACTGGCGGCGGCGGTGGGCAGTCCTGAGCTGGAGCGCTCAGCGGTCGACCACCACGAGCTGCTGGACCTGGTGCTCTCCGGTGACGGCCCCGCGGCTGAGCGCTTCATGGGGCTCCACGTCAGCGCCGTGCTCGACTGGTGGACCCCGCAGTGA
- a CDS encoding Lrp/AsnC family transcriptional regulator, translating into MAMLRLLRVEGRLGVTELARRVQLSQPAVSARLQRLERSGVITGYSASIDRRRLGLAIHAVARLRTTQAQVAPALELFAVLPEVVRIYRLTGEDCFLLDLHAVDAERLEAVVDSIARIGPVTTSLVLREYPAGAVHV; encoded by the coding sequence ATGGCGATGCTCCGCCTGCTGCGCGTCGAGGGACGCCTGGGCGTGACCGAGCTGGCCCGGAGGGTGCAGCTGTCCCAGCCGGCGGTGTCGGCTCGGCTGCAGCGCCTGGAGCGCTCGGGGGTCATCACGGGCTACAGCGCCAGCATCGACCGGCGCCGCCTGGGCCTGGCGATCCACGCCGTCGCCCGGCTGCGCACGACGCAGGCGCAGGTCGCGCCGGCCCTGGAGCTGTTCGCGGTGCTGCCGGAGGTGGTGCGCATCTACCGGCTGACCGGGGAGGACTGCTTCCTGCTGGACCTGCACGCGGTGGACGCGGAGCGGTTGGAGGCAGTGGTGGACTCCATCGCGCGGATCGGTCCGGTCACGACGTCGCTGGTGCTGCGCGAGTACCCGGCAGGCGCGGTCCACGTCTGA